DNA from Microbacterium foliorum:
GTGCATCGTCGGCAGCACCGCGGCGGTCCACAGCCGTTGGCGCGGGCCGCCACCGCCGGGCAGAGCGGCCACGACGAGCACGAGGAGCACGTAGGCGAGCAGCGGCAGGTAGATCACCGCGGAGAGGATCGCGGAGAGAACCCCGGTCACGGCCCCGACGAGCTGCGTGATGCCGAGCAGAACGGCGGTGGCGAGCAGCGCGACGAGCGCGGGCGGTGCGAAGAAGCGGATGCCGTTGCGGCGCCCGTACCGGCGCACGAGCTCGCCTCTCCATGCTCCGGTGGCCCGGAACTGTCGGGCCAGACGCAGCCAGCTCTCCCGCGGCCAGTAGGTGACCGAGAGGCTCGGGTCGAACCACACCCGGTGTCCGGCCTGGCGGATGCGGAGGTTGAGCTCCCAGTCCTCGCCGCGGCGGATCGACTCGTCGAAGAGCCCGACCTCCTCGAGCACGTCACGGCGCATGACGCCCAGGTAGGCGGATTCGGCCTCGCCCTCGTGCGTCCCGCCGTGGTAGGCGCCGCCCCCGAGTCCGACGGGGGAGTTGTACAGCCGGGCGACGGCTCGCTGGAAGGGTGTCCTGCCGTCGGCGTGCATCACGCCGCCGACGTTCGCGGCGCCGGTGCGCCGCAGTGTCTCGAGGGCCCGCGCGGCATAGCCGGGGGAGAGTTCGGAGTGGGCGTCGACCCGCACGATCGTGGCGTACCGGCTCGCTCGGATCGCCGCGTTCAATCCCACCGGGATGTGCGCGGCGGGGTTGTCGACGAGCCGGATCCGCTCGTCGTCGGCGGCGAGGCGCTGTGCGAGGGCGGTGGTGCCGTCGGTCGACGGTCCGAGGGCGAGCACGAGTTCGGCGGGCACCGTCAGCTCCTGCGCGAGCACAGACCGGACGGCGTGCTCGAGGTAGGCGCGCTCGTTCAGGACGGGCATGACGAAGGACACCCCGTCGTCGGGGGCGTCGATCTCGTTGTCAGGCACATGACGATCATGGCATGTGCTCTCGGACGTTCGCTGATGCGGGCGCGGGCTGCCGGCGATCGGCTGAGCACCTCGGGCCCCACTCGGTATCCTGGAGGGATGGGTGCTGTGTCCGATGCGAAGAAGGCCTACCGTCTGCTGAAGAGGGCTCTCGCCTCGCGTACCGCGGTGCAGCGGGTGCGCCGCAGACTGGCCGACCGGGAGCCGCACCCGTCAGGGCGATACCAGATCGCGGTCTACTTCGCCGACGGTGCGGTGAACATGTACCAGATGCGGCAGTGGTATCGGCCGTTGGCGGAGCTCGCGAAGCGCTGGCCGGTCGTGGTGCTGGCTCGCTCGGCCACGGGCGCGGACAGGCTTCTCGACGAGGACGGCCCTCCCGTCGCGTTCGTCCCGACCGTGCGCGACCTGGAGCAGTTCGTCGCTTCGCAGGACATCCGCATCGTCCTGTACGTGAACCAGAACACGCGCAACTTCCAGATGTTCCGCTACGGTCGCCGCTGGCATGTGTTCATCAACCACGGCGAGTCCGACAAGATGTACATGACGACGAATCAGTACAAGGCCTACGACTACGCCTTCGTCGCGGGTCAGGCGGCGCGGGATCGCCTCGCACGCACGCTCTGGGACTGGGACATCGAGCGCCGCACCCTCGAGATCGGCCGCCCGCAGGCCGACCACTATTCGGGCACGCTCCCGTACACCCCCGATGACCGCACCGTCGTGCTGTACGCGCCCACGTGGGAGGGCGACCGGCCGAGCGCCCACTACGGTTCGATCGCCTCGCACGGCGAGGCGCTCGTGGGCGCGCTCCTCGCCTCGTCCGCCCACCGCGTGGTGTATCGGCCGCATCCCCGCAGCGGCGTCGTCGACGACGCCTACGGCGCTGCGCACCGGCGGATCGTGGCGGCGATCACCGCGGCGAACGCCGCCGATCCCGCCGCGCAGCACGTGTACGACAACGGCCCTGACCTGGGCTGGCAGCTCGCGGCTGCCGATGTCGCGATCGTCGACATCTCGGCGATGGTCTACGACCGCCTCGCCGTCGGCAAGCCTCTGATGATCACCCGGCCGGTCGACGACCGCGCATCGATCGACACCAACGGCTACCTCTCGGACTGCGAGTGGCTCGAGGCGGATGCCGCCTCCGACATCATCGCGGAGGTCGAGCGCGTGCGCGCGGACGAGGGCGCCGTCGCCCGGTTGCGGATGTGGGTGCAGCACTACTTCGGCGACACGACGCCCGGAGTCGCCACCGCGAAGTTCCACGGTGCGATCGAGGAGCTCATGCGCCGGTGGGACCGCTGGCAGGCCCACGAGATCGGTGCGGTGCGCCCCGACGAGGACGACGACGACGAAGAGGCCGACGAGGAGGAGCTCTGATGGACCTCGCCGCGACCAGGGGAGTGGCCTCGCGACTCGAGGTCCTGCCCGCCATCGGATCGACGAACGCGGCGCTCTCCGAGCGTGCGGCCGATGCCGTGGCCTGGCCGCACCTCTCGGTGCTGCTCACCGACACTCAGACGGCCGGGCGCGGCCGGCTCGATCGCTCGTGGACGGCGCCCCCCGGATCCTCGCTGGCGGTATCGGTGCTTCTGCGTAGGCTTCCCGCCGACCCCGACGCCCGCGGGTGGATCTCCCTCGCGGCGGGTCTTGCGATGGCCGAGGCGGTGGCGGAGCAGCTGCCCGACCGTCGAGTGGCGGTCAAGTGGCCGAATGACGTGCTCGTGGAGGGGCGCAAGATCTGCGGCATCCTGGCGCAGGCGGTGCCCGACGCCGTGATCGTGGGAACCGGCGTCAACACGTCCATGACCGCCGCGCAGCTCCCGGTGCCGACCGCGACGTCGTTCGCCGCGCTCGGCGTGGTCGTCGACGAGGACCGGCTGCTCTCGGTGTATCTGCGCGAGCTCGACGGGCGGATCTCCGATCTCGTGCACGCCGGCGATGCCGTCGCCAGTGGACTGCACGCCGCCGTCTCGGCGCGATGCGCGACGATCGGCGCCGACGTGCGGGTGACGCTCCCCGGGGAGCGGATGCTCGTCGGCACTGCTGTCGCGGTGGATCCCGCCGGACGGCTGGTCGTGCTCTCGGCCGGCCAGCACGTCGCCGTCTCGGCCGGCGACGTGGTGCATGTCCGGCCGGCCTGAGTCTGACACGCCCGGGGCGCGCAGGCCGATGTCGGCGGTTCCAGGCACAATGGAGACGTGACGCAGCCAGTGACCCTCGGCGGACGGCCGACGATGCCACCTCCCGGTGTGCCGTCGGAGGAGCTGCTGATCGCGCGTTTCCGCGGCCATGCCCGACGGCTGTTCTGGTCGGCGATCGTGCTGATCGCGGTGTTCGGCGCCACCGCCTACTTCTATGACAACATCCCGGCTCCGTTCGAGGACTGGATGCTCCTCAGCGCTGCCGGCGGCCTGGTCCTGGTTCTCGTGATCGTGCCCTACATCGTCTGGTACTCGCGCACAGTGACGGTCACGACACGGCG
Protein-coding regions in this window:
- a CDS encoding PH domain-containing protein produces the protein MTQPVTLGGRPTMPPPGVPSEELLIARFRGHARRLFWSAIVLIAVFGATAYFYDNIPAPFEDWMLLSAAGGLVLVLVIVPYIVWYSRTVTVTTRRVIVRHGIGAQSRREMSHARGYTIGVRRGVLQRMWGTGTISLSNGVDAPLRLANVPNVTLVHETLADQIEVSQILAHRDAQSGSDTASF
- a CDS encoding glycosyltransferase family 2 protein yields the protein MPVLNERAYLEHAVRSVLAQELTVPAELVLALGPSTDGTTALAQRLAADDERIRLVDNPAAHIPVGLNAAIRASRYATIVRVDAHSELSPGYAARALETLRRTGAANVGGVMHADGRTPFQRAVARLYNSPVGLGGGAYHGGTHEGEAESAYLGVMRRDVLEEVGLFDESIRRGEDWELNLRIRQAGHRVWFDPSLSVTYWPRESWLRLARQFRATGAWRGELVRRYGRRNGIRFFAPPALVALLATAVLLGITQLVGAVTGVLSAILSAVIYLPLLAYVLLVLVVAALPGGGGPRQRLWTAAVLPTMHLSWGFGFLGGVLRGARDTVDASRLGTRNTPLP
- a CDS encoding CDP-glycerol glycerophosphotransferase family protein, with protein sequence MGAVSDAKKAYRLLKRALASRTAVQRVRRRLADREPHPSGRYQIAVYFADGAVNMYQMRQWYRPLAELAKRWPVVVLARSATGADRLLDEDGPPVAFVPTVRDLEQFVASQDIRIVLYVNQNTRNFQMFRYGRRWHVFINHGESDKMYMTTNQYKAYDYAFVAGQAARDRLARTLWDWDIERRTLEIGRPQADHYSGTLPYTPDDRTVVLYAPTWEGDRPSAHYGSIASHGEALVGALLASSAHRVVYRPHPRSGVVDDAYGAAHRRIVAAITAANAADPAAQHVYDNGPDLGWQLAAADVAIVDISAMVYDRLAVGKPLMITRPVDDRASIDTNGYLSDCEWLEADAASDIIAEVERVRADEGAVARLRMWVQHYFGDTTPGVATAKFHGAIEELMRRWDRWQAHEIGAVRPDEDDDDEEADEEEL
- a CDS encoding biotin--[acetyl-CoA-carboxylase] ligase, with product MDLAATRGVASRLEVLPAIGSTNAALSERAADAVAWPHLSVLLTDTQTAGRGRLDRSWTAPPGSSLAVSVLLRRLPADPDARGWISLAAGLAMAEAVAEQLPDRRVAVKWPNDVLVEGRKICGILAQAVPDAVIVGTGVNTSMTAAQLPVPTATSFAALGVVVDEDRLLSVYLRELDGRISDLVHAGDAVASGLHAAVSARCATIGADVRVTLPGERMLVGTAVAVDPAGRLVVLSAGQHVAVSAGDVVHVRPA